In Aureibaculum algae, the following are encoded in one genomic region:
- the lpxD gene encoding UDP-3-O-(3-hydroxymyristoyl)glucosamine N-acyltransferase codes for MKFTAQQISEILHGEIKGNPLVEVYKLSKIEEGGKGSLTFLSNPKYTSFLYSTNASIAIVNKTFVPEKDINATLIMVEDSYKAFSKLLEFYNQVKLNKTGIERPNFISDSAKLGKEVYIGAFAYIGNNVVIEDYVKIYPNVFIGDNVTIGEGSMLFAGSKINSETVIGKHCVIHPGVIVGCDGFGFAPDSNGVYSKIPQTGNVILEDNVEIGSGSTIDRATLGSTIIRKGVKLDNQIQIAHNVEIDENTVIAAQTGIAGSSKIGKNCKIGGQVGIVGHLKIGDNVSIQAQSGIGRNLKDNEVVQGSPALPYADYNKSYVHFKNLSKLMDRIDELEKMLNAQKEINEQ; via the coding sequence ATGAAATTTACAGCACAGCAAATCTCAGAAATACTTCATGGGGAGATAAAAGGTAATCCTTTAGTTGAAGTTTATAAACTTTCAAAAATAGAAGAGGGAGGTAAAGGGTCGTTGACTTTTTTGTCAAATCCTAAATATACTTCATTTTTATATTCAACAAATGCATCGATAGCTATAGTAAATAAGACTTTTGTGCCTGAAAAGGATATAAACGCAACTTTGATTATGGTTGAAGATTCTTATAAGGCTTTTTCGAAATTATTAGAGTTTTACAATCAGGTAAAATTGAATAAAACAGGGATTGAAAGACCAAATTTTATTAGCGATTCTGCCAAACTAGGTAAAGAGGTTTATATAGGTGCGTTTGCTTATATAGGTAATAATGTGGTTATAGAAGACTATGTCAAAATCTATCCTAATGTATTTATAGGCGATAATGTAACTATAGGAGAGGGGAGTATGTTATTTGCTGGATCAAAGATTAACTCTGAAACTGTAATAGGTAAACATTGTGTAATACATCCAGGAGTAATAGTAGGGTGTGATGGTTTTGGTTTTGCCCCAGATTCAAATGGTGTGTATAGTAAAATACCACAAACGGGTAATGTTATTCTTGAAGATAACGTTGAAATAGGCTCGGGTAGTACTATTGATAGAGCTACTTTAGGATCAACAATTATTAGGAAAGGAGTGAAGTTAGACAATCAAATTCAGATTGCTCATAATGTAGAAATTGATGAAAATACCGTAATTGCAGCTCAAACAGGAATTGCCGGTTCTAGTAAAATTGGAAAAAACTGTAAAATAGGAGGGCAAGTGGGTATCGTTGGGCATCTTAAAATAGGTGATAACGTGAGTATACAAGCTCAATCAGGTATAGGTAGAAACTTGAAAGATAACGAAGTTGTACAAGGAAGTCCCGCATTACCTTATGCAGACTATAATAAATCTTATGTACATTTTAAAAATCTATCTAAATTAATGGATAGAATAGATGAGTTAGAAAAAATGTTAAATGCACAAAAAGAAATTAATGAGCAATAA
- a CDS encoding HD domain-containing protein, translating to MNKFKIFNDPIYGFINIPSELIFDIIEHPYFQRLRRISQMGLSSYVYPGAHHTRFEHATGAMHLMDKTITILKNKSIAISKEEEEALLIAILLHDIGHGPFSHTLEHSLVTSIKHEDISIIFMEKLNNEFQGKLSLAIQIFKGNYHRKFLHQLISSQLDVDRLDYLKRDSFYTGVTEGNINSERIISMLTVVDDNLVVEEKGIYSVEKFIVARRLMYWMVYLHKTSLVADYLLVKILKRAKSLMLNGTILPCSKPLKFFLEADENMKFDESKLNYFSQIDDYDIIMALKEWRDNDDFILSSLCTSILDRKLPKIIIQDDEFSEEQLQLIKEKVNLVSTSDKCEKHYFTDTGIIKNQAYYLHHDSISILYKNGQIKDLTDASDHMNLLALTKPVIKHFVFYPKS from the coding sequence TTGAACAAATTTAAAATTTTTAACGACCCAATTTACGGATTTATAAACATTCCGAGTGAATTAATTTTTGATATTATTGAACACCCTTATTTTCAGAGGTTAAGGCGGATTTCTCAAATGGGTTTGTCATCTTATGTTTATCCAGGGGCACATCATACGCGTTTTGAACATGCTACTGGAGCGATGCACCTAATGGATAAAACGATAACTATATTAAAAAATAAATCTATTGCAATTTCTAAAGAGGAAGAAGAGGCACTTCTAATTGCCATATTATTACATGATATAGGTCATGGTCCTTTTTCTCATACCTTAGAGCATAGTTTAGTAACAAGCATAAAGCACGAAGACATTTCTATAATTTTTATGGAGAAACTCAATAATGAGTTTCAAGGAAAATTGAGTTTAGCTATTCAAATATTTAAAGGAAATTACCATAGAAAATTTTTACATCAGTTAATTTCTAGTCAGCTTGATGTAGATAGATTAGACTATTTAAAACGCGATAGTTTTTACACTGGAGTAACAGAAGGGAATATCAATTCTGAACGAATAATCTCTATGCTAACAGTTGTAGATGATAACTTGGTTGTAGAAGAAAAGGGCATTTATTCTGTAGAAAAATTTATAGTAGCTAGGCGTTTAATGTATTGGATGGTTTATTTACATAAAACTAGTTTAGTTGCTGATTATTTGTTGGTTAAAATTTTAAAAAGAGCTAAGAGTCTAATGTTGAACGGTACAATTTTACCCTGTAGTAAACCGTTAAAGTTTTTTTTGGAGGCAGATGAAAATATGAAGTTCGATGAAAGTAAACTCAACTACTTTTCACAGATTGATGACTATGATATAATTATGGCTTTAAAGGAATGGAGAGATAATGATGATTTCATTTTGTCCTCTTTATGTACTTCAATATTAGATAGAAAATTACCCAAAATTATCATACAAGATGATGAATTTTCGGAAGAACAACTTCAACTAATAAAAGAAAAAGTCAATTTAGTGAGTACATCTGATAAGTGTGAAAAACATTATTTTACAGATACGGGTATTATTAAAAATCAAGCTTATTATTTACATCACGACTCTATAAGTATTTTGTATAAAAATGGGCAAATAAAAGATCTGACAGATGCTTCTGACCATATGAATTTGTTGGCATTAACCAAACCTGTAATTAAACATTTTGTCTTTTACCCCAAATCATAG
- the efp gene encoding elongation factor P — protein sequence MATTSDIKKGLCIVYNNDTFKITEFQHVKPGKGPAFVRTKMKSLTTGRTLDNTFSAGHKIEEVRVETRKYQYLYKEGDATYHFMNNDDYSQIALQKDILDSPDLMKEGETVTIVVRAEDELPLSVEMPASVILEVTQTEPGVKGNTATNATKPATVETGASVNVPLFINEGDKIKIETDKGTYQERVTN from the coding sequence ATGGCAACTACATCAGATATAAAAAAAGGATTATGTATCGTATATAATAATGATACTTTTAAAATAACAGAATTTCAACACGTAAAACCAGGGAAGGGCCCTGCTTTTGTACGTACCAAAATGAAAAGTTTAACCACTGGAAGAACATTAGATAATACTTTTTCTGCTGGACATAAAATAGAGGAAGTACGTGTAGAAACACGTAAATATCAATATTTATATAAAGAGGGCGATGCTACATATCATTTTATGAATAATGATGATTACTCTCAAATTGCTCTTCAAAAAGATATTTTAGACAGTCCAGATTTGATGAAAGAAGGAGAGACTGTGACAATTGTAGTTCGAGCAGAAGATGAATTACCACTTTCAGTAGAGATGCCAGCAAGTGTTATATTAGAGGTTACACAAACGGAACCAGGTGTGAAAGGCAATACAGCTACCAACGCTACAAAACCAGCAACTGTTGAGACGGGGGCAAGTGTAAACGTTCCCTTATTCATTAATGAAGGAGACAAAATAAAAATTGAAACAGATAAAGGTACCTATCAAGAAAGAGTGACGAATTAA
- the fabG gene encoding 3-oxoacyl-[acyl-carrier-protein] reductase, with translation MKLLENKTTLITGASRGIGKGIAEVFAKQGSNIAFTYNASVEAANALEKELQSYGVKAKGFQSNAANFDAAQQLAADVISEFGTIDVLINNAGITKDNLLLRISEEDFDKVIEVNLKSVFNLTKAVIKPMMKKRSGSIINMSSVVGVKGNAGQSNYAASKAGILGFTKSVALELGSRNIRCNAIAPGFIETEMTAALPEETVKGWRQGIPLKRGGTPEDIANACVFLASDMSSYITGQTLNVDGGMLT, from the coding sequence ATGAAACTACTAGAAAATAAAACTACATTAATTACAGGAGCCTCAAGAGGTATAGGAAAAGGTATCGCTGAAGTTTTTGCAAAACAAGGTTCTAATATAGCGTTTACGTACAACGCTTCGGTTGAAGCTGCCAATGCATTAGAGAAGGAATTGCAATCTTATGGTGTAAAAGCTAAAGGTTTTCAGTCAAATGCTGCAAACTTTGATGCCGCTCAACAATTAGCTGCTGATGTTATTAGTGAGTTTGGTACTATAGATGTCTTAATAAATAATGCAGGTATTACCAAGGATAATCTCTTGCTACGTATTTCTGAAGAAGATTTCGATAAAGTAATTGAAGTAAACTTAAAGTCAGTTTTTAATTTGACGAAGGCAGTTATAAAACCTATGATGAAGAAGCGTTCGGGTTCAATTATAAACATGAGTTCTGTCGTTGGAGTAAAAGGTAATGCGGGACAATCAAATTACGCCGCATCAAAAGCAGGAATTTTAGGTTTTACCAAGTCCGTTGCTCTTGAGTTAGGTTCTAGAAATATACGTTGTAATGCTATAGCTCCAGGGTTTATTGAAACAGAAATGACAGCAGCGTTACCTGAAGAGACTGTAAAGGGGTGGAGACAAGGTATTCCATTAAAACGTGGGGGAACGCCAGAAGATATTGCTAATGCATGTGTCTTTTTAGCTTCTGATATGTCTAGTTACATCACAGGTCAAACGTTGAATGTTGATGGTGGAATGTTAACATAA
- the sucD gene encoding succinate--CoA ligase subunit alpha: MSVLVNKDSKVIIQGFTGSEGTFHATQMIEYGTNVVGGVTPGKGGQKHLDRPVYNTVSEAVAKANADTSIIFVPPAFAADAIMEAAEAGIKVIICITEGIPVADMVKVKAYIQDRDCRLIGPNCPGVITPGEAKVGIMPGFVFKKGKVGIISKSGTLTYEAADQVVKQGLGITTAIGIGGDPIIGTTTKEAVELLMNDDETECIVMIGEIGGQLEADAARWIKADGNRKPVIGFIAGQTAPKGRTMGHAGAIVGGSDDTAQAKMKILAENGIHVVDSPAEIGLKVAEVLGVL, translated from the coding sequence ATGAGCGTTTTAGTAAATAAAGATTCAAAAGTAATCATCCAAGGGTTTACAGGTAGTGAGGGTACATTTCATGCTACTCAAATGATAGAATATGGTACCAATGTAGTTGGTGGTGTAACTCCAGGTAAAGGGGGGCAAAAACATTTAGATAGACCTGTTTATAATACAGTTTCAGAGGCAGTTGCAAAAGCAAATGCTGATACAAGTATCATTTTTGTACCACCAGCTTTTGCTGCAGATGCGATTATGGAAGCTGCCGAAGCAGGAATAAAAGTAATTATTTGTATTACGGAAGGAATTCCTGTTGCAGATATGGTAAAAGTAAAGGCTTATATTCAAGATAGAGATTGTAGATTAATTGGCCCTAACTGTCCAGGTGTTATTACTCCGGGTGAAGCTAAAGTAGGTATTATGCCAGGCTTTGTATTTAAAAAAGGTAAAGTAGGTATTATATCTAAATCAGGTACTTTAACTTATGAAGCAGCAGATCAAGTTGTAAAACAAGGTTTAGGTATTACTACAGCAATAGGTATAGGTGGAGATCCAATTATTGGTACAACTACAAAAGAAGCCGTTGAGTTATTGATGAATGATGATGAAACTGAATGTATTGTAATGATTGGTGAAATAGGGGGGCAATTAGAAGCTGATGCCGCTAGATGGATTAAAGCAGATGGTAATAGAAAACCAGTAATCGGATTTATTGCAGGGCAAACGGCTCCTAAAGGTAGAACTATGGGACACGCAGGTGCTATTGTTGGAGGAAGTGATGATACAGCTCAAGCAAAAATGAAAATTTTAGCAGAAAATGGTATTCACGTTGTGGATTCTCCAGCTGAGATTGGATTAAAAGTTGCTGAAGTTTTAGGAGTGCTCTAA
- the lpxA gene encoding acyl-ACP--UDP-N-acetylglucosamine O-acyltransferase, which translates to MNQPLAYIHPGAKIAKNVVVEPFTTIHNNVTIGSGTWIGSNVTIMEGARIGKNCNIFPGSVISAIPQDLKYQGEETTVVIGDNTTIRECATINKGTSDRMKTVIGENCLIMAYCHIAHDCLIGDNCIFSNNSTLAGHVTIGDNVILAGLVAVHQFVSVGQHAFVTGGSLVRKDVPPFVKAAREPLSYVGINSVGLRRRGFSSEKIREIQNIYRILYQKNYNNSQGAQIIEAEMEATPERDEILQFIRDSQRGIMKGYFSNN; encoded by the coding sequence ATGAACCAACCACTCGCTTATATTCATCCAGGGGCTAAAATTGCCAAAAATGTTGTTGTAGAACCTTTTACGACTATTCATAATAATGTTACAATTGGTTCCGGAACATGGATAGGTTCAAACGTTACTATCATGGAAGGAGCTAGAATTGGAAAAAATTGTAATATTTTTCCAGGTTCTGTAATCTCTGCAATTCCTCAAGATTTAAAATATCAAGGAGAGGAAACTACTGTAGTTATTGGTGATAACACCACTATTAGAGAATGTGCGACCATTAATAAGGGAACGTCTGATAGAATGAAAACGGTTATAGGTGAAAATTGTTTAATTATGGCATATTGCCATATTGCTCATGATTGTTTGATCGGCGATAACTGTATCTTTTCTAATAATTCTACATTAGCTGGTCATGTAACTATTGGTGATAATGTGATCTTGGCAGGATTGGTTGCAGTACATCAATTTGTTTCTGTAGGGCAACACGCTTTTGTTACTGGTGGTTCTTTAGTTCGTAAGGACGTACCTCCTTTTGTAAAGGCAGCAAGAGAGCCGCTTTCTTATGTTGGTATTAATTCCGTAGGTTTACGTAGAAGAGGTTTTAGTTCTGAAAAAATTAGAGAAATTCAGAATATTTATAGAATATTATATCAAAAAAATTATAATAATTCACAAGGGGCTCAGATTATCGAGGCGGAAATGGAAGCAACCCCAGAAAGAGATGAGATTCTTCAATTTATAAGAGATTCTCAACGAGGAATTATGAAAGGATATTTTAGTAATAATTAA
- a CDS encoding UDP-3-O-(3-hydroxymyristoyl)glucosamine N-acyltransferase yields the protein MKFSKTYTLKEISQIINSEFVGDSNFPVLGMNEIHVVVEGDIVFVDHPKYYDKALNSAASVVLINKNVTCPEGKALLISDDPFRDFSKLAKYFNPFQKADKAISETAVIGEGTIIQPNVFLGNNVKIGKNCLIHPNVVIYDGCTIGNNVTIHAGTILGSDAFYYKNRETGFDKLISCGSIIIEDNVDIGASCTIDRGVTGNTHIKEGTKIDNQVQIAHDTVIGKKCLIASHVGIAGCTVLEDEVTLWGQVGVISGITIGKKAIVYAQSGVGGDLEGGKSYFGSPCDEARKKYRELAGIRLLPELISKVNNI from the coding sequence ATGAAATTTTCTAAAACTTATACTTTAAAAGAAATATCACAAATCATTAATAGTGAATTTGTTGGTGATTCTAACTTTCCTGTATTAGGAATGAACGAAATTCATGTCGTTGTAGAGGGTGATATTGTATTTGTAGACCATCCTAAGTATTATGACAAGGCACTAAATTCTGCGGCATCAGTAGTTTTAATTAATAAAAATGTCACTTGTCCAGAAGGAAAAGCACTATTAATATCCGACGATCCTTTTCGCGATTTCAGTAAACTTGCTAAATATTTCAATCCTTTTCAAAAAGCAGATAAAGCTATTTCAGAAACGGCAGTAATAGGAGAAGGTACAATTATTCAACCTAATGTGTTTTTAGGTAACAATGTGAAAATTGGTAAGAACTGCCTTATCCATCCCAATGTTGTCATTTATGACGGTTGTACTATTGGTAATAATGTTACTATACATGCCGGTACTATTTTGGGTTCAGATGCATTTTATTATAAGAATAGGGAAACGGGATTTGATAAATTAATATCCTGCGGAAGCATTATAATTGAAGACAATGTAGATATTGGAGCATCTTGTACAATTGATAGAGGAGTTACAGGTAATACACATATCAAGGAAGGTACAAAAATTGATAATCAGGTTCAAATTGCACACGATACTGTAATTGGTAAAAAGTGTTTAATAGCCTCGCATGTTGGTATTGCAGGTTGTACTGTATTAGAAGATGAAGTTACCTTGTGGGGCCAAGTAGGTGTTATAAGTGGAATTACAATAGGTAAAAAAGCAATTGTTTATGCACAGTCTGGTGTGGGCGGAGATTTAGAAGGTGGTAAATCCTATTTTGGATCGCCATGTGACGAGGCAAGAAAGAAATACAGAGAGTTGGCAGGAATAAGGTTGTTGCCTGAACTAATTAGTAAAGTAAATAATATTTAA
- a CDS encoding bifunctional UDP-3-O-[3-hydroxymyristoyl] N-acetylglucosamine deacetylase/3-hydroxyacyl-ACP dehydratase, which translates to MSNKQKTIKKEISLSGVGLHTGKQVNLTFKPAPENYGFAFTRVDLEGSPVIEARAEYVVDTQRGTNIEKNGVKIQTSEHVLAAVVGLGIDNICIELDSPEPPIMDGSSWFFIEALEKAGLQEQEAEVEEYIVKDIVSYKDETTGSEIILMPADHYEVTAMVDFGTKVLGTQNATLKKITDFKAEISSARTFSFLHEIEMLLDNNLIKGGDLNNAIVYVDNEISPETMEKLRKAFKKEAIAVKPNGILDNLTLHYPNEAARHKLLDVIGDLALVGVKIRGKVIANKPGHGVNTQFAKKLSKIIKIEKRNNVPKFDLNEPPLMDIHQIMDILPHRPPFLLIDRILELTDKTVVGVKNVTMNEHFFVGHFPGAPVMPGVLQIEAMAQTGGILVLSTVPDPENYLTYFMKMDNVKFKRKVLPGDTLIFKAELISPIRRGICHMQAYGYANNKLVVEAQLMAQIVKRTE; encoded by the coding sequence ATGAGCAATAAACAAAAAACAATAAAAAAAGAGATTTCACTTTCAGGTGTAGGTCTTCATACTGGTAAACAGGTTAATTTAACGTTTAAACCTGCTCCAGAAAATTATGGTTTTGCTTTTACTAGAGTTGATCTAGAAGGAAGTCCTGTTATAGAGGCAAGAGCAGAATATGTTGTGGACACACAACGCGGTACAAATATTGAGAAAAATGGAGTTAAAATCCAAACGAGTGAGCATGTTTTAGCTGCAGTTGTTGGATTGGGGATTGATAATATTTGTATAGAATTAGATTCTCCGGAGCCACCTATTATGGATGGTTCTTCTTGGTTTTTTATTGAGGCGTTAGAAAAAGCCGGCTTACAAGAACAAGAGGCTGAAGTTGAAGAATATATAGTAAAAGATATAGTTTCATATAAGGACGAAACTACAGGAAGTGAGATTATTTTAATGCCTGCAGATCATTATGAAGTTACTGCGATGGTTGATTTTGGGACTAAGGTTTTAGGAACTCAAAATGCAACCTTAAAGAAAATAACTGATTTTAAAGCGGAGATTTCTTCTGCAAGAACTTTTAGTTTCTTGCATGAAATTGAAATGTTATTGGATAACAATTTAATTAAAGGAGGCGATTTAAATAATGCTATTGTCTATGTTGATAATGAAATTTCTCCTGAAACAATGGAAAAATTAAGAAAGGCCTTTAAAAAGGAAGCAATAGCTGTTAAACCAAATGGAATTCTTGATAATTTGACATTGCATTATCCAAATGAAGCTGCAAGACATAAGCTTTTAGACGTAATTGGTGATTTAGCGTTAGTTGGTGTGAAAATAAGAGGTAAGGTTATAGCAAACAAACCTGGGCATGGTGTAAATACCCAGTTTGCTAAGAAATTATCAAAAATTATCAAAATTGAAAAACGAAATAACGTTCCTAAATTTGATTTAAATGAGCCGCCTTTGATGGATATTCATCAAATAATGGATATTTTACCTCATAGGCCTCCATTTTTATTAATAGATAGGATTTTAGAGTTGACTGATAAAACAGTAGTTGGTGTAAAAAATGTGACAATGAATGAACATTTTTTTGTGGGTCATTTTCCGGGAGCACCAGTAATGCCAGGAGTTTTACAAATTGAGGCTATGGCTCAAACAGGTGGTATTTTAGTGTTAAGCACTGTGCCTGATCCTGAGAATTATTTAACATATTTCATGAAAATGGACAATGTTAAATTCAAACGAAAAGTATTACCAGGAGATACACTTATTTTTAAAGCAGAACTAATTTCACCAATACGAAGAGGTATTTGCCATATGCAAGCTTATGGATATGCTAATAATAAATTAGTTGTAGAAGCACAACTAATGGCACAAATTGTAAAAAGAACGGAGTAA
- a CDS encoding M16 family metallopeptidase — MRRIHLLFMFAFLTVLIGCKGNSSEKGDYTAEKQTDANNFNYETVNNDPTGLRLYTLENGLKVYLSKNTDEPKIQTYIAVRAGSNYDPKETTGLAHYLEHMLFKGTEEFGTADWETEQEYLSQISDLYEEHKAEEDADKKKDVYRKIDSVSLEASKFAIANEYDKMTASIGAQGTNAHTWFEETVYHNKIPSNELNKWLSLEGERFSQLVLRLFHTELEAVFEEFNRGQDNDYRKIYASMLKGLFPNHPYGQQSTIGTAEHLKNPSMIAIHNYFNKYYVPNNMALILVGDIDFEETIKNVNKTFGKLENKEVTHPTLPKEDPITSPIVNEVFGPTSESVSVAFRSQGVGTEEEKLMTLADMILANGEAGLIDLNLNQKQAVQNASCSPTFLNDYGYHSFTGSPKEGQTLDEVKDLLLEQIEKLKKGEFEEWMIEAVVNDLKLSRTRQYENNSALASMYYDAFIHHEDWANKVKFLDDLKKISKQQLVDFANNFYTNNYVLTYKRKGEDKSIVKVENPGITPIEVNRDMQSDYVKQFNAEVSQDLKPRFVDYKNEIKHTSLSSGINVDYVENKNNDLFDLNIIFDMGSDSNKQLSLAVGYLDFLGTEKLSPENLKKEFYKLGVSYGVQAQGDKSYVYISGLNENLDKGLGLLEDLWDHSEANEETYKKYVEKILKDRVDSKTQKGNILWNGLYSYAKYGENSRLRNIYTAEELYAISPTDLVNLLKDLKNYKQRVFYYGKDVDAAVEAMNTAHIVPENLKEYPKPIEYVEKETGEQVYFTDYDMVQSELIFLSKGKQFDPKELALSRVFNSYFGSGLSSIVFQEIRESKSLAYSAFAAYSDANKKGDSNYIYGYVGTQANKLPQAVDAMLELMNNMPEADKQFNSAKEAVLKQIAAERITKSNIFWSYERLKNRGLDYDNREEIYNEVQNITLKDLSNFFKTNIKGKKYTTLVIGNKKDLNVEALKKLGKVTELDVDYLFNYKITPVKQ; from the coding sequence ATGAGAAGAATACATCTTTTATTTATGTTTGCTTTTTTAACTGTATTAATTGGTTGTAAAGGTAATTCAAGTGAAAAAGGCGATTATACTGCTGAAAAACAAACGGATGCCAACAATTTTAATTATGAAACAGTTAATAACGATCCTACTGGTTTACGCTTATATACCTTAGAAAATGGATTAAAAGTTTATTTAAGTAAAAATACAGATGAACCAAAAATTCAAACATACATTGCTGTTAGAGCAGGTTCAAATTATGACCCTAAAGAAACGACAGGTTTAGCTCATTATCTAGAGCATATGCTGTTTAAAGGAACAGAAGAATTTGGAACCGCTGATTGGGAAACAGAACAAGAATATTTATCTCAAATTTCAGATTTATATGAGGAGCATAAAGCTGAAGAGGATGCTGATAAGAAAAAGGACGTTTATAGGAAAATTGATAGTGTTTCTTTAGAAGCCTCAAAATTTGCTATTGCCAATGAATATGATAAAATGACAGCTTCTATTGGTGCTCAAGGTACAAATGCACATACTTGGTTTGAGGAAACGGTCTATCATAATAAAATTCCTTCTAATGAGTTGAATAAATGGTTAAGCTTAGAAGGAGAGCGATTTAGCCAATTGGTATTGCGTTTATTTCATACAGAACTTGAAGCGGTTTTCGAAGAGTTTAATAGAGGTCAAGATAATGATTATAGAAAAATTTATGCGTCCATGTTAAAGGGATTATTTCCAAATCATCCTTATGGTCAACAATCTACTATCGGTACAGCAGAGCATTTAAAAAATCCTTCCATGATTGCTATTCACAACTATTTTAATAAGTATTATGTTCCAAATAATATGGCATTGATATTGGTTGGTGATATAGATTTTGAAGAAACCATTAAAAATGTTAATAAGACTTTTGGGAAATTAGAAAATAAAGAGGTTACTCATCCCACTTTACCTAAAGAAGACCCTATAACTTCTCCTATTGTTAATGAAGTGTTTGGGCCAACATCAGAAAGTGTTTCTGTAGCCTTTCGATCTCAAGGAGTAGGAACCGAAGAGGAGAAATTAATGACGCTTGCCGATATGATTTTGGCAAACGGAGAAGCAGGTTTAATTGACTTAAACTTAAATCAAAAACAGGCCGTTCAAAATGCAAGTTGTTCACCAACTTTTTTAAATGATTATGGCTATCATTCATTTACAGGTAGCCCTAAAGAAGGGCAGACATTAGATGAAGTAAAAGATTTACTTTTAGAACAAATTGAAAAATTAAAAAAAGGTGAATTCGAAGAATGGATGATTGAGGCTGTGGTAAATGATTTAAAATTAAGTAGAACAAGGCAATACGAAAATAATAGTGCATTAGCTTCAATGTACTATGATGCTTTTATACATCATGAAGATTGGGCTAACAAAGTAAAGTTTTTAGACGATCTTAAAAAGATTTCAAAACAACAATTGGTTGATTTTGCTAATAATTTCTATACGAATAATTATGTACTTACTTATAAGCGTAAAGGTGAAGATAAGTCTATCGTAAAAGTTGAAAATCCTGGTATTACACCTATAGAAGTAAATAGAGATATGCAATCTGATTATGTAAAGCAATTTAATGCTGAAGTATCTCAGGATTTAAAACCAAGATTTGTCGATTACAAAAATGAAATAAAACATACATCCTTATCCAGTGGAATAAATGTTGATTATGTAGAGAACAAAAATAATGATCTTTTTGACTTGAATATTATTTTTGATATGGGAAGTGATAGTAATAAACAATTGTCATTAGCTGTTGGTTATTTAGATTTTTTAGGAACAGAGAAGTTGTCACCAGAAAATCTTAAAAAAGAATTTTATAAACTTGGAGTATCTTACGGAGTACAAGCACAAGGGGATAAATCTTATGTTTATATATCAGGATTAAATGAAAACCTAGATAAAGGTTTAGGTTTGTTAGAAGACTTATGGGATCATTCAGAAGCGAATGAAGAAACATATAAGAAGTATGTAGAAAAGATATTAAAAGATAGGGTAGATAGTAAAACTCAAAAAGGAAATATCCTATGGAATGGATTGTACAGCTACGCTAAGTATGGTGAAAATTCTCGTTTAAGAAATATATACACAGCTGAGGAGTTATATGCAATTAGTCCAACGGATTTGGTAAACTTATTAAAAGACTTAAAAAATTATAAGCAACGTGTATTTTATTATGGTAAAGATGTAGATGCTGCTGTTGAAGCCATGAATACCGCTCATATCGTACCTGAAAATTTGAAAGAGTATCCAAAACCCATTGAGTACGTAGAAAAAGAAACAGGAGAGCAAGTCTATTTTACAGATTATGATATGGTACAATCTGAATTGATTTTCCTTTCTAAAGGAAAGCAGTTTGATCCAAAAGAATTGGCCTTATCCAGGGTTTTTAATTCTTACTTTGGTAGTGGTTTGTCATCTATTGTTTTTCAAGAAATTAGAGAATCTAAATCATTAGCTTATTCTGCTTTTGCAGCCTATTCAGATGCAAACAAAAAAGGTGATTCTAATTATATTTATGGTTATGTAGGTACGCAAGCTAATAAGTTACCTCAAGCAGTTGACGCAATGTTAGAATTAATGAATAATATGCCAGAAGCAGATAAGCAGTTTAATTCCGCTAAAGAAGCAGTGTTAAAACAAATAGCAGCTGAACGTATTACCAAATCTAATATTTTTTGGAGCTATGAAAGATTAAAGAATAGAGGTTTAGATTATGATAATAGAGAGGAGATTTATAATGAAGTACAAAATATTACTTTAAAAGATTTGTCTAATTTCTTTAAAACGAATATTAAAGGAAAGAAATATACCACATTGGTAATTGGTAATAAAAAAGATTTAAATGTAGAGGCCTTGAAGAAGTTAGGTAAAGTTACAGAGCTTGATGTAGATTATTTATTTAATTATAAAATAACGCCCGTTAAGCAATAA